In Chryseobacterium lactis, a single genomic region encodes these proteins:
- a CDS encoding DUF3078 domain-containing protein — protein sequence MKKLLLIASISLGAVATAQETKADAPAADTVKAWSIQGQNTLMLNQAAFSNWVGGGANNVGWLAGVNYNLTYEKGKDLWENIIILGYGQNNTQGTGVRKTQDVINLSTNYGREFAKHWYISAGLGLQSQFAPGYEDGNNPDAKKISNFMAPGYLNVGAGVTYRPNDNLTVTLRPANARWTFVLDKDLQKAGTYGLKNDGDSSLFQFGFLGTAMYKIKIMENINLTNTASVFSNYLDHPDRLVLAYGAILNMKINKYISSNITLDLLYDHNQIWKTQLKQTLGVGFAYNIDNGKKRSDNKDNQGWLKK from the coding sequence ATGAAAAAACTTTTATTGATCGCTTCCATTTCCTTGGGGGCTGTTGCAACGGCTCAGGAAACGAAAGCTGATGCTCCTGCAGCAGATACTGTAAAAGCCTGGTCTATCCAGGGACAAAACACTTTAATGCTTAATCAGGCTGCCTTTTCGAATTGGGTAGGTGGTGGAGCCAACAACGTTGGATGGCTTGCCGGTGTGAACTACAATCTAACGTACGAAAAAGGAAAAGACCTCTGGGAAAACATCATTATTCTTGGCTACGGGCAAAATAATACTCAGGGAACCGGTGTAAGAAAAACTCAGGATGTAATCAACCTTTCTACCAACTACGGGAGAGAATTTGCGAAGCACTGGTATATATCAGCTGGTTTAGGTTTGCAATCTCAGTTTGCTCCCGGGTACGAAGATGGCAATAATCCTGATGCCAAGAAAATTTCCAATTTTATGGCTCCCGGATACCTGAACGTTGGAGCCGGCGTTACTTACCGTCCTAACGATAATCTTACGGTGACGTTACGCCCTGCGAATGCAAGATGGACCTTTGTGTTGGATAAAGATTTACAGAAAGCAGGAACATATGGTCTTAAAAATGATGGTGATTCTTCGTTATTCCAGTTCGGTTTTCTGGGAACGGCAATGTATAAGATTAAAATTATGGAGAACATTAACCTGACCAATACAGCTTCCGTATTTTCAAATTATCTGGATCATCCTGATAGATTGGTTCTTGCGTATGGTGCCATCTTAAATATGAAGATCAATAAGTATATTTCATCCAATATAACACTGGATTTACTTTATGACCACAATCAGATCTGGAAAACACAGTTAAAGCAGACACTTGGGGTAGGTTTTGCCTATAATATTGACAATGGAAAGAAACGTTCGGATAATAAGGACAACCAAGGTTGGCTGAAGAAATAA
- the sufB gene encoding Fe-S cluster assembly protein SufB, whose product MSKYTEDDLRVDLENKKYEFGWETKIDYEDFPIGLNEDIVRAISAKKEEPEWMTEWRLESFKIWLKMVEPNWANIKYEKPDFQAIRYYAAPKAKPELESLDQVDPELLKTFEKLGINIEEQKRLSGVAVDIVIDSVSVKTTFQDTLAEKGIIFCSISEAIKNHPDLVRKYLGKVVPRGDNFYAALNSAVFSDGSFCYIPKGVKCPMELSTYFRINQAGTGQFERTLVIADEGSYVSYLEGCTAPSRDENQLHAAVVELIALDNAEIKYSTVQNWYPGNEEGKGGVFNFVTKRGLCERNAKISWTQVETGSAVTWKYPSCILKGDGSIGEFYSIAVTNNHQYADTGTKMIHIGKNTKSTIISKGISAGKSQNSYRGQVKVMPSAKGARNFSQCDSLLMGNECGAHTFPYIEIKDPTAQLEHEATTSKIGEDQIFYCNQRGIDTERAIALIVNGFSKEVLNKLPMEFAIEAQKLLEISLEGSVG is encoded by the coding sequence ATGAGTAAATATACTGAAGACGATTTAAGAGTCGATCTAGAAAATAAAAAATATGAATTCGGTTGGGAAACGAAGATTGATTATGAAGACTTCCCAATTGGTTTAAATGAAGATATCGTCCGTGCCATCTCTGCTAAAAAAGAAGAGCCGGAATGGATGACAGAATGGCGTTTGGAGTCTTTTAAAATCTGGTTAAAAATGGTGGAGCCTAATTGGGCCAACATCAAATATGAAAAACCCGATTTCCAGGCCATCCGTTACTATGCTGCTCCAAAGGCAAAACCTGAACTGGAAAGTCTTGATCAGGTAGACCCGGAATTGCTGAAAACTTTCGAAAAGCTAGGGATTAATATCGAAGAGCAAAAAAGACTTTCAGGAGTAGCCGTAGATATTGTAATTGACTCAGTTTCTGTAAAAACCACTTTCCAGGATACGCTGGCAGAAAAAGGAATTATTTTCTGTTCCATTTCTGAAGCGATTAAAAACCATCCTGATTTAGTAAGAAAATATCTTGGAAAAGTTGTTCCGAGAGGAGATAACTTTTATGCAGCTTTGAATTCCGCAGTATTTTCTGACGGAAGTTTCTGTTATATTCCTAAGGGTGTAAAATGTCCGATGGAGCTTTCTACTTATTTCCGTATCAACCAGGCAGGAACAGGTCAGTTTGAAAGAACACTTGTTATTGCGGACGAAGGAAGTTACGTTTCTTATCTTGAAGGATGTACAGCTCCGTCAAGAGACGAAAATCAGCTTCACGCAGCGGTGGTAGAACTGATTGCATTAGACAATGCAGAAATCAAATATTCAACGGTTCAGAACTGGTACCCTGGTAATGAAGAAGGAAAAGGAGGTGTTTTCAACTTTGTAACAAAGAGAGGTCTTTGTGAGAGAAATGCAAAAATCTCATGGACTCAGGTTGAAACAGGTTCAGCAGTAACATGGAAGTATCCATCTTGTATCCTGAAAGGTGACGGATCTATCGGGGAGTTCTACTCTATCGCGGTAACCAATAACCACCAATATGCAGATACCGGAACAAAAATGATCCACATTGGAAAAAACACCAAGTCAACGATTATTTCAAAAGGTATTTCTGCAGGAAAATCTCAAAACTCATACAGAGGACAGGTAAAAGTAATGCCTTCTGCTAAAGGAGCGAGAAACTTCTCTCAATGTGACTCTTTGTTGATGGGTAATGAATGTGGAGCACATACCTTCCCTTACATTGAAATCAAAGATCCTACAGCACAATTGGAGCATGAAGCAACGACGTCAAAAATCGGGGAAGATCAGATTTTCTATTGTAACCAAAGAGGTATCGATACGGAAAGAGCAATTGCTTTGATCGTAAACGGTTTCAGTAAGGAGGTTCTAAATAAACTTCCTATGGAATTTGCCATTGAAGCACAGAAGTTATTGGAAATTTCCCTTGAAGGAAGTGTCGGATAA
- the sufD gene encoding Fe-S cluster assembly protein SufD has protein sequence MALKEQIIENHHEFLESLRHRFLDDSRKAALQKFENIGFPTKKDEEYKYTNLKEITEKNYNFFPKENHNITKEQFDELHLGEENFDWIVFVNGKLHKELSKVSIENVEFLSFNYALNDEKHREVFEKYFNTIAAKDLAFTNLNLAYCKYGFFLKVPKNVVIEKPIHVFYISQNQEENAFYNTRNLLIVEEGAKVEVIESHHNFDSTYVFTNSVTEIFTYPNAKADWHKLQNDNNTSYLVDHTFARQEKDSLTTVNTFSFGGKLVRNNLDFIQNGSNINSFMNGITIIGKDQLVDHHTAVHHNFPNCESYQNYKGIFDGNAHGVFNGKVFVDKIAQKTNAYQQNNNVLLSEGASIDTKPQLEIFADDVKCSHGCTVGQLNEDALFYLRARGISKKEAQALLLYAFANDAMQNIDIEPLKEKISKLLAEKLEVDIEF, from the coding sequence ATGGCATTAAAAGAACAAATTATAGAAAACCATCATGAGTTTTTGGAGAGCCTTCGTCACAGATTTCTGGATGATAGCAGAAAGGCTGCTCTTCAAAAGTTTGAGAACATTGGTTTTCCAACAAAGAAAGACGAAGAATATAAATATACCAATCTTAAGGAGATCACGGAAAAAAACTACAATTTCTTTCCAAAAGAGAACCACAATATCACTAAGGAGCAGTTTGATGAATTGCATTTAGGAGAAGAAAATTTTGATTGGATTGTTTTTGTAAACGGTAAACTTCACAAAGAGCTTTCTAAGGTTTCTATTGAAAATGTAGAATTCCTTTCGTTCAACTACGCATTGAATGACGAAAAGCATAGAGAAGTTTTTGAGAAATATTTTAATACGATTGCTGCTAAGGATTTAGCTTTCACCAATTTAAACCTTGCGTACTGCAAATATGGTTTCTTTTTGAAGGTTCCTAAAAATGTGGTGATTGAAAAACCTATTCACGTTTTTTACATCTCTCAGAATCAGGAAGAAAATGCTTTCTACAATACAAGAAACCTTCTGATTGTAGAAGAAGGGGCAAAAGTTGAGGTTATTGAAAGTCATCATAATTTTGACAGTACATATGTATTCACCAATTCAGTGACTGAAATTTTCACTTACCCGAATGCAAAAGCAGACTGGCACAAACTTCAAAATGATAACAATACCTCTTACCTTGTTGATCATACTTTCGCAAGACAGGAGAAAGACAGTTTAACGACTGTAAATACATTCTCTTTCGGAGGTAAATTGGTAAGAAATAACCTTGATTTCATTCAGAATGGATCCAATATCAATTCATTCATGAACGGGATTACAATTATCGGAAAAGATCAGTTGGTAGACCACCATACGGCAGTTCACCATAACTTCCCGAATTGTGAAAGTTATCAGAACTATAAAGGTATTTTTGATGGAAATGCACACGGTGTGTTCAACGGAAAAGTATTCGTAGATAAAATCGCTCAGAAAACCAACGCTTACCAGCAGAACAACAACGTTTTACTAAGTGAAGGAGCAAGCATTGATACAAAACCCCAGTTGGAAATTTTTGCAGATGATGTAAAGTGTTCTCACGGATGTACTGTAGGCCAGCTGAACGAAGATGCCCTGTTCTACCTAAGAGCAAGAGGTATTTCTAAAAAAGAAGCTCAGGCATTACTTTTATATGCTTTTGCCAATGATGCTATGCAGAATATTGACATTGAGCCACTAAAAGAAAAAATTTCAAAGCTATTGGCTGAGAAATTAGAAGTTGATATAGAATTTTAA
- the sufC gene encoding Fe-S cluster assembly ATPase SufC, with translation MLEIKNLHAKIEDGAEILKGINLEIKPGEVHAIMGPNGAGKSTLSSVIAGKEDYEVTDGEILFQGEDISEDAPEDRAHKGIFLSFQYPVEIPGVSVTNFIKAALNETRKANGLAEMPAKEMLALIREKSEKLGIKKDFLSRSLNEGFSGGEKKRNEIFQMMMLNPKLAILDETDSGLDIDALRIVADGVNQFKNEGNAVLLITHYQRLLNYIQPDFVHVLANGKIIKTGDKSLALELEEKGYDWLLN, from the coding sequence ATGTTAGAAATTAAAAACCTTCACGCCAAAATTGAAGATGGCGCAGAAATATTAAAAGGGATTAATCTTGAAATAAAGCCGGGTGAAGTTCACGCTATCATGGGGCCGAACGGAGCTGGTAAATCTACTCTTTCTTCTGTAATTGCCGGAAAAGAGGATTACGAAGTAACAGACGGAGAAATTCTTTTCCAGGGAGAAGACATTAGCGAAGACGCTCCTGAAGACAGAGCTCACAAAGGAATCTTCCTTTCTTTCCAGTACCCAGTAGAAATTCCGGGAGTTTCAGTAACCAACTTTATCAAAGCTGCTTTAAATGAAACCAGAAAGGCAAACGGATTAGCAGAAATGCCGGCAAAAGAAATGCTAGCATTAATTCGTGAAAAATCTGAAAAACTAGGAATTAAAAAAGATTTCCTTTCAAGATCATTAAATGAAGGATTTTCGGGAGGTGAAAAGAAAAGAAACGAAATTTTCCAGATGATGATGCTTAATCCAAAATTAGCTATTCTTGATGAAACAGATTCAGGATTGGATATCGATGCTTTAAGAATTGTTGCAGATGGGGTAAACCAATTTAAAAATGAAGGAAATGCAGTTCTTTTGATTACACACTATCAGAGATTGCTTAACTATATTCAACCGGATTTCGTTCACGTTTTAGCTAATGGAAAAATCATCAAAACAGGTGATAAGTCTTTAGCATTAGAACTTGAAGAAAAAGGGTACGACTGGCTTCTGAATTAA
- the ypfJ gene encoding KPN_02809 family neutral zinc metallopeptidase, which produces MRWTDDRGGNVDDRRGSGGGGGGMIVGGGLGTLIIAAIVFFLGGDPSGILNSGSIQSSGNSGEKRELTAEEKNIGEMVKMMAAWNTQTWDQIFTENGMKYTDPEIVLFQTTTNSACGTAQSAMGPFYCPADQKIYMDMSFFNELQQRFGAKVTEFTVAYVLAHEMGHHIQTLLGTTQKVDALRRSGKYSEEQMNRVSVATELQADFYAGVWAKRTDDSKKILEPGDIQSAIDAAQAVGDDNIQKRSQGYVNQESFTHGSSAQRKEWFMKGYNTGDIRQGDTFNQLLK; this is translated from the coding sequence ATGAGATGGACAGACGACAGAGGCGGAAACGTTGATGACCGCCGTGGTTCCGGAGGTGGCGGAGGCGGTATGATTGTAGGTGGAGGCCTTGGAACTTTAATTATCGCTGCAATTGTATTCTTTTTAGGAGGTGATCCTTCCGGTATTTTAAATTCCGGGAGCATACAATCTAGCGGAAATTCCGGTGAAAAAAGAGAACTTACAGCAGAGGAAAAAAATATTGGCGAAATGGTCAAAATGATGGCAGCCTGGAATACCCAGACCTGGGATCAGATTTTTACAGAAAATGGGATGAAATACACCGATCCGGAAATTGTACTTTTTCAGACTACGACAAATTCAGCCTGCGGTACAGCTCAATCTGCAATGGGACCGTTTTATTGCCCTGCCGATCAAAAGATCTATATGGATATGAGTTTCTTTAATGAGCTTCAGCAAAGGTTTGGTGCTAAAGTCACAGAGTTTACCGTAGCCTACGTTCTTGCCCATGAAATGGGGCATCATATACAAACTCTCTTAGGTACCACTCAAAAAGTAGATGCGTTGAGAAGAAGCGGAAAGTATTCTGAAGAACAAATGAACAGAGTCTCTGTAGCCACAGAATTACAAGCCGATTTTTATGCCGGAGTTTGGGCTAAAAGAACAGACGATTCCAAAAAAATTCTTGAACCTGGAGATATTCAGTCTGCAATAGACGCAGCACAAGCTGTAGGAGATGATAATATCCAGAAAAGATCACAAGGATATGTCAATCAAGAAAGTTTTACCCATGGATCTTCTGCTCAACGTAAAGAATGGTTTATGAAGGGCTACAACACCGGAGATATCAGACAAGGTGATACTTTCAACCAGCTTTTAAAGTAA
- a CDS encoding DUF3078 domain-containing protein, translating to MKKFLLILSFFVGIYASAQEELKKDSVVVDTIKYWSVLGKNTVMINQAAFSNWVGGGANNVGWLAGVNYNMTYEKDKDLWENIIILGYGQNDTKGLGIRKTQDVINVSTNYGRKFSKSWYFSLGAGLQSQFAAGYEDGNNPEAKKISNFMAPGYVNVGMGITYRPDDNLTVTLRPTNARWTFVLDKDLQFAGSYGLKSDGDTSLLQFGFLGTAIYKLKIMDDIYLTNTASVFSNYLDRPDRLVLAYGALLNLKVNKYISSNITLDLLYDHNQIEKTQLKQTLGIGFAYTLDNGVKRSERKDSQWWIKK from the coding sequence ATGAAGAAGTTTTTATTGATTCTTTCCTTTTTTGTAGGGATTTATGCAAGTGCACAAGAAGAACTGAAAAAGGATTCTGTAGTGGTAGATACCATAAAATACTGGTCGGTTTTGGGAAAAAATACGGTAATGATTAATCAGGCTGCCTTTTCAAACTGGGTAGGTGGTGGAGCCAACAACGTGGGATGGCTTGCCGGAGTCAATTACAATATGACCTACGAAAAAGACAAAGATCTTTGGGAGAATATTATCATTCTTGGTTATGGACAGAACGATACAAAGGGATTAGGAATTCGGAAAACACAGGACGTTATTAATGTTTCCACCAATTACGGGAGAAAGTTTTCCAAAAGCTGGTATTTTTCCTTAGGAGCAGGATTGCAGTCTCAATTTGCTGCCGGATATGAAGATGGAAATAATCCTGAGGCAAAGAAGATTTCAAACTTTATGGCTCCGGGTTATGTGAATGTCGGGATGGGTATTACCTATAGACCGGATGATAACTTAACGGTTACTTTACGTCCTACCAACGCCAGATGGACTTTTGTGCTGGATAAGGATCTGCAGTTTGCAGGCAGCTATGGTTTAAAAAGTGATGGAGACACTTCCTTATTACAATTCGGTTTTCTGGGTACGGCAATATACAAGCTGAAAATTATGGACGATATTTATCTTACCAATACGGCTTCGGTTTTCTCTAATTATCTTGATCGTCCTGACAGGCTGGTGCTGGCATACGGAGCGCTTTTAAATTTAAAAGTTAATAAATATATCTCATCCAATATCACTTTAGATCTACTGTATGATCATAATCAAATAGAAAAAACCCAGCTGAAACAAACACTGGGAATCGGGTTTGCCTATACATTGGATAATGGAGTGAAACGCTCTGAACGTAAAGACAGCCAGTGGTGGATTAAGAAATAG
- a CDS encoding rhomboid family intramembrane serine protease codes for MFKNIISKKAVIYPLLMLSAMWFGYFLQTQGFFASCFGAIIPLLPEGLLGIITSPLLHGNIDHIIGNSIPIAALMFLLYQFYPQVANKVFVIGWLATGLLVWLLPPIDILTGEYMYTCTIGASGVVYVLAFFLFFSGVFKWNTKLLTISMLVVLYYGSLIWGMLPEELFYNMEEPSKISWQAHLSGAVVGSIIAFAFKNVGEKKKKFIWEFPNYYNEKDDKLWQEYKENHPEDFLELPYKKRDDIWNHLDELRNK; via the coding sequence ATGTTTAAAAATATAATTTCCAAAAAAGCGGTTATATACCCATTGCTGATGCTATCTGCAATGTGGTTCGGGTACTTTTTGCAAACTCAGGGCTTTTTTGCAAGTTGCTTTGGGGCCATTATTCCGTTGCTGCCGGAAGGGTTGCTTGGAATTATCACCTCTCCTCTTTTACATGGAAATATCGATCATATAATAGGAAACTCGATTCCTATTGCGGCACTCATGTTTCTGCTGTATCAGTTCTATCCTCAAGTGGCTAATAAAGTATTTGTGATCGGCTGGCTGGCTACCGGACTTTTGGTATGGCTCCTTCCTCCTATTGATATTCTGACAGGCGAATATATGTACACTTGTACCATTGGGGCAAGTGGTGTGGTATATGTGCTGGCATTTTTCTTATTCTTCAGCGGGGTTTTTAAATGGAATACAAAACTTCTTACCATTTCCATGCTTGTTGTATTGTATTATGGAAGTTTGATTTGGGGCATGCTGCCGGAAGAACTCTTTTACAATATGGAGGAACCCAGTAAAATTTCCTGGCAGGCTCACCTTTCCGGAGCTGTAGTAGGGAGTATTATTGCTTTTGCCTTTAAAAATGTTGGAGAAAAGAAGAAAAAATTCATCTGGGAATTTCCTAATTATTACAATGAAAAAGATGATAAATTGTGGCAGGAATATAAAGAAAATCACCCGGAAGATTTCCTGGAATTGCCCTACAAGAAAAGGGATGATATCTGGAATCATTTGGATGAGTTGAGAAATAAGTAA
- a CDS encoding GLPGLI family protein, with protein MRQKLLGFFVLFLITMSYGQTTRYIYETAVNPDSINLVGMKTERTFLDVKGDRSLFISENKLIKDSLFVSFKSEIKENSKKEEKDFSKLEGKRHPEPTFFDYFITKNIPEHKVYYYDRIAGKQIYYQEDRPLKWEISNGTEKQNGYAAQKAVVNFGGRVWIAWFTKDIAVSDGPYKFSGLPGLIVKLEDENGDYKFDLVKKITVKNAFEEAISPDAKQSTRVNFHGDKAALELEFGKNRRTMAGDSGGGNMNFSGGGRHGGGMNGGGMRGGGHSGGGMHRGMEGNNVPAQGASGGAFPMQSSTSENPIELK; from the coding sequence ATGAGACAAAAATTACTTGGCTTTTTTGTGTTATTCTTAATAACCATGTCATATGGGCAGACTACTAGGTACATTTATGAAACGGCCGTAAACCCCGATTCAATTAATCTGGTGGGTATGAAAACAGAGAGAACTTTCCTGGATGTGAAGGGAGACCGGTCTTTATTTATCAGCGAAAATAAATTAATAAAGGATTCTCTTTTTGTTTCTTTTAAATCAGAAATAAAAGAAAACAGTAAGAAAGAAGAAAAAGATTTTTCGAAATTGGAAGGAAAGAGACATCCTGAGCCTACTTTTTTTGACTATTTTATCACGAAAAATATTCCGGAGCACAAAGTATATTACTACGACAGAATTGCCGGTAAACAAATTTATTATCAGGAAGACAGACCCTTGAAATGGGAAATATCCAATGGTACTGAGAAGCAAAACGGTTATGCTGCCCAAAAAGCAGTTGTTAATTTTGGTGGAAGAGTCTGGATTGCATGGTTTACAAAAGATATTGCTGTTTCTGACGGACCTTACAAGTTTTCTGGATTGCCGGGTTTGATTGTTAAGCTGGAAGATGAAAATGGTGATTATAAATTTGATCTTGTTAAGAAAATTACGGTAAAGAATGCTTTTGAAGAAGCTATAAGCCCCGATGCGAAGCAAAGTACAAGAGTCAACTTCCATGGAGATAAGGCTGCACTTGAATTGGAATTCGGCAAAAACAGAAGAACAATGGCCGGAGATAGCGGCGGTGGGAATATGAACTTTAGTGGCGGAGGAAGACATGGAGGAGGAATGAACGGTGGCGGAATGAGAGGCGGCGGTCATTCAGGAGGTGGAATGCACAGAGGAATGGAAGGAAATAATGTTCCTGCACAAGGAGCTTCCGGAGGAGCTTTTCCAATGCAAAGCAGTACGAGTGAAAATCCAATTGAATTAAAATAA
- a CDS encoding GLPGLI family protein, with protein MKKLSIIALALFIQSISAQVNRFVYQVTMKPDAENKADIKSENAYLDISADKSMFYSENRIKRDSIMQKAFQGGGGRGSINRDQMEGLRTNISYSVEKDKANQKTYFKDRIGRDLYSYEEDRPLSWKISSETRKIGEYRVQKAETDFGGRKWTAWFTTDLPYQDGPYKFGGLPGLIVKVEDDKGDYSFDLMKNYKVADFPSLNQFGNTLKVKRTDFAKQQQKFKTDPMSFMTQSGGQGGFSTTRIGGGGRGPGGGGNQNPADMRKRMEERVKEDAKKNSNPIELQ; from the coding sequence ATGAAAAAATTAAGTATTATAGCTTTGGCGCTTTTCATACAATCTATCTCGGCACAAGTCAACCGATTTGTGTATCAGGTAACGATGAAGCCAGATGCAGAAAATAAAGCAGATATTAAGTCGGAGAATGCATATCTGGATATCTCCGCAGATAAATCAATGTTTTATTCTGAAAACAGGATCAAGAGAGATTCCATTATGCAGAAGGCATTTCAGGGTGGCGGTGGAAGAGGAAGTATCAACAGAGATCAGATGGAAGGGCTGAGAACCAATATCAGTTATTCTGTTGAAAAAGATAAAGCGAATCAGAAAACATATTTTAAAGATCGAATAGGGCGGGATCTTTATTCTTATGAAGAAGACAGGCCATTGAGCTGGAAGATTTCTTCGGAGACAAGAAAAATAGGCGAGTATAGGGTTCAAAAAGCAGAGACGGATTTTGGAGGCAGAAAATGGACGGCATGGTTTACAACGGATCTTCCTTATCAGGATGGGCCTTACAAATTTGGAGGACTTCCCGGTTTGATTGTAAAAGTAGAGGATGATAAAGGAGACTATTCTTTTGATCTGATGAAAAATTATAAGGTTGCTGATTTTCCATCACTTAATCAATTTGGAAATACGTTAAAAGTAAAGAGGACTGACTTTGCTAAACAGCAGCAGAAATTCAAAACAGATCCTATGTCATTTATGACCCAAAGTGGAGGACAGGGTGGATTTTCTACGACCAGAATAGGAGGTGGAGGAAGAGGCCCGGGTGGCGGAGGAAATCAAAATCCGGCTGATATGAGAAAGAGAATGGAGGAAAGAGTAAAAGAAGATGCCAAGAAAAATTCTAATCCAATCGAATTGCAATAA
- a CDS encoding HesB/IscA family protein: protein MIKVSDYAKEKAIQLMTEDGFNPAEDYIRVGVKSGGCSGLEYVLKFDNQKTDTDQIFEDNNIKIIIDKKSILYLAGTTLEYSGGLNGKGFVFNNPNASRTCGCGESFSL from the coding sequence ATGATAAAAGTATCAGACTATGCAAAGGAGAAAGCCATTCAGTTGATGACTGAAGATGGTTTTAACCCTGCTGAAGATTATATAAGAGTGGGGGTGAAAAGTGGAGGATGCTCTGGTTTAGAGTATGTTTTAAAGTTTGACAACCAAAAAACAGACACAGATCAGATTTTTGAAGATAATAACATTAAAATTATTATAGATAAAAAATCCATTCTTTATTTAGCAGGAACAACTCTTGAATATTCAGGAGGATTGAACGGAAAAGGGTTCGTTTTCAACAACCCGAATGCATCCAGAACATGTGGATGTGGGGAATCATTTAGTCTTTAG